The following coding sequences lie in one Arachis ipaensis cultivar K30076 chromosome B05, Araip1.1, whole genome shotgun sequence genomic window:
- the LOC107642716 gene encoding peroxidase 51, producing the protein MSQLNNVLLVWFLLLSVAHGTSAQLSRHHYAKICPNVENIVRDAVKKKFHETFVTVPATIRLFFHDCFVRGCDASVLVASTPNNKAEKDHPDNLSLAGDGFDTVIRAKAAVDAVPLCRNKVSCADILTMATRDVISLAGGPYYEVELGRYDGLKSRASDVNGKLPQPGFNLNQLNSLFAANGLTQTDMIALSGAHTVGFSHCNKFNNRIYNFKSHTKVDPTLNDLYASQLKSMCPRNVDPRIAIDMDPTTPRAFDNAYFKNLQKGMGLFTSDQVLFMDPRSKPAVEAFASNSKTFHANFVAAITKLGRVGIKNAQNGNIRSDCSII; encoded by the exons ATGTCCCAGCTTAATAATGTTCTACTTGTGTGGTTTCTCTTATTAAGTGTTGCACATGGTACTTCAGCTCAGCTAAGTCGACACCATTATGCAAAAATCTGCCCCAATGTTGAGAACATAGTCAGAGATGCAGTTAAGAAGAAGTTCCATGAAACATTTGTCACTGTCCCTGCTACCATTCGCCTCTTCTTCCATGATTGCTTTGTGAGG GGTTGTGATGCTTCAGTTTTGGTAGCTTCGACTCCAAACAACAAAGCAGAGAAGGATCATCCTGACAATCTCTCACTGGCCGGAGACGGCTTTGACACGGTGATCAGAGCAAAAGCAGCCGTGGATGCTGTCCCTCTCTGCAGAAATAAAGTCTCATGCGCAGATATTCTTACCATGGCAACCCGTGATGTTATTTCACTG GCTGGTGGACCGTACTATGAGGTAGAGTTAGGGAGATATGATGGGTTGAAGTCAAGGGCTTCAGATGTGAATGGGAAGCTGCCGCAGCCAGGGTTCAACTTGAACCAGCTCAATTCACTCTTCGCCGCAAACGGCCTTACCCAGACAGATATGATTGCTCTTTCAG GGGCTCACACCGTGGGGTTCTCTCATTGCAACAAGTTCAATAACAGAATCTACAATTTCAAGAGCCACACTAAAGTGGACCCCACACTCAACGACCTTTACGCCTCGCAGCTAAAATCTATGTGCCCGAGAAATGTGGATCCAAGGATTGCAATCGACATGGACCCAACAACACCACGGGCTTTCGATAACGCTTATTTCAAGAATCTTCAGAAGGGTATGGGCCTGTTCACCTCAGACCAAGTTCTGTTCATGGACCCAAGGTCCAAGCCTGCTGTGGAGGCTTTTGCTAGTAACAGCAAAACCTTCCACGCCAACTTCGTCGCTGCCATTACCAAGTTGGGCCGAGTTGGAATCAAGAATGCGCAAAATGGGAACATTCGTTCAGATTGCTCCATCATATGA